A portion of the Lolium rigidum isolate FL_2022 chromosome 1, APGP_CSIRO_Lrig_0.1, whole genome shotgun sequence genome contains these proteins:
- the LOC124680780 gene encoding uncharacterized protein LOC124680780, translated as MDDLKAILARPIQVAEQVIKWAEEAQTNRQECLELKAKVERLASLLRQAARADLYERPARRILDDTGKALDKAALLLDRCRGHGIVHRVFTIIPAGSFKRTSNQLDNSLGDLSWILRVSNYANAGDDLDDHIGLPPIAQNEPILFLIWEQIAVLYTGSSEARADAAASVVSLARDNDRYGRLIIEEDGVPPLLRLIKEGRPEGQENAALAIGLLGRDPECVELMVLAGVCTAFSKILKDAPMKVQGMVAWAVSELATNHPKCQDAFMQSNVIRLLVSHLAFETVQEHSKYAVASRMSIHSVLMDRKGSGNHASHQDALDAAEHAGANLAAKPTAGGSAGAGGGTSSSGTTTASAAAASAAASIGSVAGTKQHNVSLSGTSTRGREYEDEETKAYMKSNAARALCQLATGNPAVCKNITESRALLCFSILLEKGVPDVQYNSALALMEICRVAEQNADLRRSAFKPTSPAARAVVDQLLRVVTKGEYDDLLIPCIMSLGCLSRTFRATETRIIGPLVNLLDERESDVSKEAAVALTKFACTENYLHVDHSKAIINAGGAKHLVQLVYFGEQVVQVAALLLVCYIAQNVPDSEDLAQAEILTVLEWASKQAYMVQDPLIDNLLPEAKIRMELYQSRGAKGYH; from the coding sequence ATGGATGACCTTAAGGCGATCTTGGCGCGGCCGATCCAGGTCGCGGAGCAGGTGATCAAGTGGGCGGAGGAGGCGCAGACAAACCGGCAGGAGTGCCTGGAGCTCAAGGCCAAGGTCGAGCGCCTCGCCTCCCTCCTCCGCCAGGCCGCGCGTGCCGACCTCTACGAGCGCCCCGCCCGCCGAATCCTCGACGACACCGGCAAGGCGCTCGACAAGGCCGCCTTGCTGCTCGACCGCTGCCGCGGCCACGGCATCGTCCACCGCGTCTTCACCATCATCCCCGCCGGCTCGTTCAAGAGGACATCCAACCAGCTCGACAACTCCCTCGGCGACCTCTCCTGGATCCTCCGCGTCTCAAACTACGCCAACGCCGGCGATGACCTCGACGACCACATTGGCTTGCCACCAATCGCCCAGAACGAGCCCATCCTCTTCCTCATCTGGGAGCAGATCGCCGTGCTCTACACGGGCAGCTCCGAAGCCCGCGCCGACGCCGCGGCCAGCGTCGTCTCCCTTGCGCGCGACAACGACCGCTACGGCAGGCTCATCATCGAGGAGGACGGCGTCCCGCCGCTGCTGCGCCTCATCAAGGAGGGCCGCCCCGAGGGCCAGGAGAACGCCGCTCTCGCCATCGGCCTCCTCGGCCGCGACCCGGAGTGCGTCGAGCTCATGGTGCTCGCCGGCGTCTGCACCGCCTTCTCCAAGATCCTCAAGGACGCGCCCATGAAGGTGCAGGGCATGGTGGCGTGGGCCGTGTCCGAGCTCGCCACCAACCACCCCAAATGCCAGGACGCCTTCATGCAGAGCAACGTCATCCGCCTGCTCGTCTCCCACCTCGCATTCGAGACGGTGCAGGAGCACTCCAAATACGCCGTCGCGTCCAGGATGTCCATCCACTCCGTGCTCATGGACAGGAAGGGCAGCGGTAACCACGCTTCGCATCAGGACGCCTTAGACGCGGCGGAGCACGCCGGCGCCAACTTGGCGGCGAAGCCTACCGCGGGCGGAAGCGCCGGTGCCGGTGGGGGCACCAGCTCAAGCGGCACCACCACCGCAAGCGCTGCCGCCGCAAGCGCCGCCGCGAGCATCGGCAGCGTGGCCGGGACGAAGCAGCACAACGTGTCCCTGTCGGGGACGAGCACGCGAGGGAGGGAGTACGAGGACGAGGAGACCAAGGCGTACATGAAGTCCAACGCCGCCAGGGCGCTGTGCCAGCTCGCTACGGGCAACCCGGCCGTGTGCAAGAACATCACCGAGTCCAGGGCTCTGCTCTGCTTCTCCATCCTCCTGGAGAAAGGCGTCCCCGATGTGCAGTACAACTCCGCCCTGGCTCTCATGGAAATATGCCGTGTCGCAGAGCAGAACGCCGACCTCCGGAGGTCGGCGTTCAAGCCTACGTCCCCCGCGGCGCGCGCCGTCGTCGACCAGCTCCTCCGCGTCGTCACGAAAGGGGAGTACGACGACCTCCTCATCCCCTGCATCATGTCGCTGGGGTGCCTGTCGAGAACCTTCCGGGCGACGGAGACCCGGATCATCGGCCCGCTGGTGAACCTCCTCGACGAGCGGGAGTCCGACGTCTCCAAGGAGGCCGCCGTGGCGCTGACCAAGTTCGCCTGCACGGAGAACTACCTACACGTGGACCATTCCAAGGCCATCATCAACGCCGGCGGCGCCAAGCACCTGGTCCAGCTGGTCTACTTCGGCGAGCAGGTGGTACAGGTGGCGGCGCTCCTGCTCGTGTGCTACATCGCGCAGAACGTCCCGGACAGCGAGGACCTCGCGCAGGCGGAGATCCTCACCGTGCTGGAGTGGGCATCCAAGCAGGCGTACATGGTGCAGGACCCGTTGATCGACAACTTGTTACCGGAGGCCAAGATCAGGATGGAGCTATACCAATCCAGAGGAGCAAAAGGTTACCACTGA